The Glycine soja cultivar W05 chromosome 6, ASM419377v2, whole genome shotgun sequence genome has a window encoding:
- the LOC114415173 gene encoding tryptophan--tRNA ligase, chloroplastic/mitochondrial-like, whose amino-acid sequence MSVSHFAVLSSCCCPRLAPSLSRASTLRSRIRCCTTLTATSSETPTPTFVKKRVVSGVQPTGSIHLGNYFGAIKNWVALQNVYDTLFFIVDLHAITLPYDTQQLSKATRSTAAIYLACGVDPSKASVFVQSHVRAHVELMWLLSSTTPIGWLNKMIQFKEKSRKAGDEEVGVALLTYPVLMASDILLYQSDFVPVGEDQKQHLELTRDLAERVNNLYGGRKWKKLGGRGGTIFKVPEPLIPPAGARIMSLTDGLSKMSKSAPSDQSRINILDPKDLIANKIKRCKTDSFPGLEFDNSERPECNNLVSIYQLISGKTKEEVVQECQNMNWGTFKPLLTDALIDHLHPIQVRYEEIMSDSGYLDGVLAQGARNAADIADSTLNNIYQAMGFFKRQ is encoded by the exons ATGAGCGTTTCACATTTCGCGGTTCTATCGTCGTGTTGTTGTCCACGCTTGGCCCCTTCTCT GTCGCGTGCTTCAACCCTTCGTTCTCGCATCCGGTGTTGTACTACTCTCACTGCTACTTCTTCAGAGACTCCCACTCCAACCTTCGTGAA GAAACGAGTAGTGTCGGGGGTTCAGCCCACGGGCTCAATTCACCTCGGAAACTATTTTGGCGCCATCAAGAATTGGGTTGCCCTTCAG AATGTGTATGATACACTTTTCTTCATTGTGGACCTGCACGCG ATTACATTACCATATGACACCCAACAATTATCTAAGGCTACAAGGTCAACTGCTGCTATTTACCTAGCATGTGGAGTGGATCCTTCAAAG GCTTCAGTATTTGTACAGTCTCATGTTCGGGCACATGTAGAATTGATGTGGCTGCTAAGTTCCACAACACCAATTGGTTGGCTGAACAAAATGATACAATTTAAAGAGAAATCTCGCAAGGCG GGAGATGAAGAAGTTGGGGTTGCCCTTTTGACTTATCCTGTTCTGATGGCTTCTGATATACTTCTATATCAG TCTGATTTTGTCCCTGTTGGTGAAGATCAAAAGCAGCACTTGGAGTTGACTCGTGACTTGGCTGAACGGgttaataatttatatggaGGAAGAAAGTGGAAGAAATTAGGCGG CCGAGGTGGTACTATATTTAAG GTTCCAGAGCCCCTTATACCTCCAGCCGGAGCCCGGATAATGTCCCTAACTGATGGCCTGTCCaag ATGTCAAAGTCTGCACCTTCTGATCAATCCAGAATCAATATTCTTGATCCTAAAGAT CTCAtagcaaacaagatcaaacgtTGCAAAACTGATTCATTTCCTGG CTTGGAATTTGACAACTCTGAGAGGCCTGAATGTAACAATCTTGTTTCCATATACCAGCTTATTTCAGGAAAGACGAAAGAG GAAGTTGTGCAGGAATGCCAAAACATGAACTGGGGCACATTCAAACCTCTTTTAACAGATGCCTTGATTGATCATTTGCATCCCATTCAG GTTCGCTATGAGGAAatcatgtccgattcaggttatTTAGATGGAGTTTTAGCACAAGGTGCTAGAAATGCAGCAGATATAGCAGATTCTACACTTAATAATATTTACCAAGCAATGGGATTTTTTAAGAGACAGTGA